The sequence CTTTTTCTACGTATATAATCATACGCACGAAAAACTTAACAACGTGAGACAATTATGAGGGAATAAATAACAACGTGAGACAATTATGAGGGAATAAAATAGtactgtttctctctctctccctccctgcCATTTTTCAAAGCATTCACTTTATTTCTCGTACTGGCACAGAACATGCGTGCCACCGAGTGGACTGAGACTAGTTACGCGTTGAAGAATGAAGACTATATAAGCTGCAGTGGAAGGAagacttcttttctttcatatatattatatgtatatatactggGCAACGGTCTTGGATGCATTATTTTCGAGGTCTAggtgacataatgatttaaataaaaataaaataataaaattaatatcttatttctttgaaaaaaaaaaaatacaagattaaaaatagataaaaaaatctaaactctAGCAAAATATAAGTATTAGTCAGTatctatattgaattatttatttactctttatataataatttaataatttttatttttatcacattttatagttctactaattaaaatattaataataattatattctaattaaattaataattaatattatatattgattgttttaagttattagttagttaaatttacttaaagttgaattttatcatgagaatgctctaaatcTTTTCTGTTCTAAAGAGtaaagtcattttaatttttttattaaaaaaattgaaacaaaaagaaataaaaataagtatactgtcagaacaaaaaagatattaaaaataaacgTCAATTCATGTGTGTTGCGGGGCTATTAAGAGTCTTTTcgtataacatgatattttactAAATTCTATAAGGAagttacacgtcaaatggttACGAGTCTTaagaccttttggtaaaacataattttaacgaacttaacagaaaaataacaaaagttactatttacagttagatagccacttattataatagaatagatatatatatatatatatatcatataatatatataatgtgatacattaaattatataataaaaataaattttaaggtATCTAATTTATAAGATTCGTTAAATTTGGAAGTGCATTAATTGTGAAGCGTTTTAACTATATCACTTCTCTATTAATAAGATTTACAACAAAACTGAACCCGCTGTCgagtttaaattatattagatgataaattgtGGAAATTTCACGTCATATGGCTGACGATAAGGTATCCTTTCCGGCTGGCTCATATAGATCCAACAAATAAAACTATCTAGTCCGTTCAACACATGAGTGTCACGCGctgttttaatttaatcatcATGATGACTAAAAAATTCTtcaattaactatatatatatatatatatatatatatattatttaagtcTTAGacttttctaaaaaaacaaagtaGACTAACTAATTGACACTCATCGTCAACATTTTCACATCTACCAGTCCAACatttttcattatctttatGTAAACAATGGTGGAACAGGAATTTGTTTTGGGGGCcaagttaaaattataataaaatattttttgttatatttttatataattttttttacaatatagaACAATATgataataagatttaaaataaaaataaaatacgttTTAATACAActcatgtattaaaaaatatatatgatatcccaaaaactatatatcattaaaataacataaagatactcatacaaatatatcaaataaaagaaatacagaatgtctaaaattgtaacttgcattcttttaaaaaaacaaaatatcaagTATTGAATCTAATTAgacttataagtaattaatttataaaatcaaaataattttttagaggggatcaacacaaaataagattaatataatcctattaaattataaaaaaattaatatatcttattttgtttttcaaacttttggggGGCCGTGGTCCCCCCGCTCCTTCATAGGTCCGCCACCATATGTAAAGCTTATCATCTTTAGCAAGTCTAAAAAATGGTATAAAGCTTAtccttttcattaaaaaaaaaaaaaacaatatttaatgactttaaaaaaataacgatTGATGGttgattttatagattttatacggttttcaacttttcatttgAAAGCTGATTAACTTGCATGGAAATTCTATATAAACTGGGGtttacattatttatttttatttttttacaacacCATGCatgaaaattcaaattttgaatagtCAACATATCATGATTTTTAGGTCCTCGTTTGTATATATGCTGATGGCTATGGGTATAGTGaccaatattaatattctttctaattttctaCATACATGCACCCTCTAAGGATTTCCCAATTAATACTTCTGCATCTCTACTTTCTTAGAAATTATTAGCAGTTAGAACCATCGTGACCCATGACGGAAACGGAAAAGTTTCAAACAGGATGCGGTGCTCTCTTCCACTTTATACCCTCCAATAAAATTGTGACACATAAGCAACTAACATAATTCAAAGTATTCTTGTGCCGCGTTGCCCGAATTTCTAACCCAagttcatcttttcttttcagttttcaccTCCTCCTTTCCTCTATGTAATTCCCTTCAACGAGTTCGGACTCGTTGAGAACCTTATGGAGCGCGCTCCTAGTCACAACCCTCCTAAATTTGATGGCAACTGCTTGAGGAGTCGGTACTGCTCTCAAGGTCACTGTTGTTGTGAGAACGgcgagaaaaaaaagtaaaaggcaAACAAGAACaatcaatcacacaacataAAATTAATGTGGTTCAACAACGTGCTTATGTCCACGAAGCTGTAGAGAATTTTATTATACTGAAGAATAACAAAATACATATTGGGGCAAAATTCAGTGTTCAGAACCAGATATACTGTtcattaaatacatatttattatgTCACATGTCAGAagtcataatttttatttttctacgtTATTCGCTCGACTTGAGTGACAAGTGTCTCGAACAAATTCTCTGCTTGAACTTCATTAGAGCGACATTTTGCGTGAATTTGAAGCAAACTTTTGTCTGGCATTTtctgaataaaaaatagtacgAAAATGTTTCCCAGGAGTATCAGCCCAAACCTCATTGGAACTCCGCCAAAAAACCATGACGAAATCTTGGCAGGTTGAGTCATCAAATTGGATTGCCACAACAACATACTAGGCCCTACAAACTCGATAACTACCACAACGGCCAATGCCACCCCGGGCTTCACATTCAATCTCACCTCACCAAACATTGAGAGCAATATTTCTCGCTAGTTGGGAAACTATCAAAATGAATCCTCCAAGAAACCACCGCCAGGTCCATTGAATCTTACACGAAGAGAAAATGAGACGGTGAAAGAGAGATGGAAGCCGTTGCTAGTAATGTTCCTTCTAGGGTGCTGTTTAGAGCTAGAGGGTATCAAGAGGTGAGGTTTCTCTGATTCACTACAGTGGCAAAAAATGCAGACTGCTTCGAGGAGGCCGAGGTTGAGTTGGTTCATTTCTACTTTGGGTCAGCGCCCATCATTCATAAGTTTTCATAATAGATAGAGCTTGAAAAATCACAAGCCAGAAGCACAAATCGAGTTTTGTCTTCCACAATCCCGCGGCCCCACCTCTTGGAGGGACACAACAATCATTCTATAAAATTAATGAAGGTCCAGGGAGCAAACACCAGTATGCCCTAACTCCATTTCCATTCTGCTTTCCACTCCATTCTCTCAACCTTTTTTTACTTGCACTTTAGCAACCATGGTTGCATTCCAAGCATTGAGAAGCCGCAAGCTTGAAATATGCTTTTGAGATTATATTCTTTGCGCAGAGCCAGGTGTATGTGATAATTTCAGAGCCAAGAGTTGGTGCTCGACTTCCTCTGCTCTTCATCTTGTTTGTTCCCTCCTAGCTAATTGTATGGATTCGATTATTTAATGGGTTCGCTATAACTTTTAAGAATTTCATAAGTTGGTTTTCATGTTTCTTTTTCTCAGTTTGAGGGGGGGAGAAGGAACAGTAATACTATTGAGTTACATCTTCGTCGTTTCAATCGAACTTTTGAGACCAAAAACAATATGCAATGAGAGATGGATCGAATCTTAACGAACGAACCAGATTATGAGTAATTTTCAAGTCGTCTGAAGAACATGTTGATGCATATCTTACCGAATAAACATTCAAGTGTCACCTTATACTTCTATGTACAATAATCTATGAAGTAGTCTGTGTAGTAAATTAGTTAGATCGTCTAGCAGAGGATAAAGAACACACCTTAGGCTTAACTGAGACTGATTGAATAGCAGACTCGGCACCCCTTTTGGATGCTGCAGACGGCTGACAGAAAGGAACTCCAGAACTAGACCATGTCATTTTatatttccctttcttttctcacTTGCTTACTCAATGGTGAGGAAATAAATCTTACAATTTGCGCAGCTCGGATCAGCAAACCACTGATCCATTACTGGTTGCAATATCTGATTTAACTGTTTGTTGTATAACAAATTCATCAACAATCCTAACAGTGTGAATTGGATCGTGCTGGGCAGCAGCTGCACTCCATTTGCTAGGGAACTTTCTGAGGTGGTTCAATTGCTGTGGCTGTTTAACCTCCGCATCCCAGTCAGGATCTAGCTTCCATTCTTTTGGAACCTGATTGTCAGTGGGTAGCAATATGAATTAGCTAAAGTGCTAAACTACCAAAGACTCACAAGCTGTTGCATTCAACAGTAAGatggaaaatacaaaacttgccatatttggaatatttttacatattagtTTGGTTCAACAAGTTAATATCTTACTAAGCTAAAAATGATGAAGATTAAGTTATAACTTGTAATGAAATCATCAATATCAATTATGATATAAGCGATCAGTTTAGTCGCTCCACTATCTGGTGTAAGTGGTATATAGCATTGATGTTGGGTGGCACTACAATTCGAAGGTAACGTCTTCCTAATTGTATTCTGCAAGCATTAATTTATCATATCTCTATTCCTTGCGATCACAAATTTCTCCAGCGTAGGAAATTATTTAACCAGTTTTAAAAGGTAAATAACCAATTCAAAAATCTCTGGCATTCAAGCATCCATTGAatcttatatattttgaaactagatgactcttttatattttgacTTATCAATTGATCTCTCTAAAACAGCATAAAAAGCTGATGATGGGTTTTTGCTGCTTGAGTCAAGATAGTGGAACCAAtcaaaattatgttaataagtCAAAACATAAATGCCACAATACGAAAAGAGGAGCAAAACCAAGACAAGAACAACATTACTAATTGCATTTACTTCAGCTATTTGGGAGACGTAACAGTTTAAtttagttcaaaaataaaaacaggatAAGAGGAAGAAGCAGATTCTTTAAGGTCCCTAATCAGAGTAGAGTAACTGGAAAAGCCCCAACtattattattgaattattAGTTTAGGCCTTCACTCCTACATAAACCACAGGGCTGAACCTTAGACACACTTAATCAAGCcctagtaaaaataataatattttttttataggtaaacagaagtgaaaaacaaaacactgtAGTGCAGAAATCTAAAGCAATCCTATTCCTTGttgggagaagaagaaagaaccaACTTCAAAATAGTTTGCCggagggggaaaagaaaaaagaaaaatcatttgatTGAAAGTGGTTTCCCACTCACCTTATCAACAGCAAGGGTGAAAACTTCAAGATCGCCATCTGGTTTGATATGAAAACGTGTGAATGCCTTGTAATTAGCGATTCTTAGAGAAGAGAAGGCTTCATCAAAGTGTAGCTGAAGCCAGTTAATGCAGATGTATAAGTAGCTTCCGAACACCAATGAAACCACAGGAGTTGAAAAGACCCAAAAGTAAAGGAAGACAGAAGCATAATATATCACAGCACCCCCTCGAGAAAACGAATCCATTCCATTCTTGCATATGTTACTTCGTGTGACAGCCATAACCTGATAATACTTCTTCATGAATATTCTaaactagaagaagaagaagaaaaagaagcaatTCTTGAAGCACAGTCTCTCTTACCTCGGGTACATCAAATGCAGACATAAGATACTTAATACATGCTGGATACAGGCCATGGGTCCATTGTTCTATACGAGCTCGAAGGCCGGTTGGATCTGGAAAGTGTTCACTTTCTACTGATTGGTACCACTGATATAAAGTGTGATAGCctggaataaaagaaaaattgccattatctaaaaatacaaatattcaaaatgatAGTGATAACCGTAATGTTGTTAACTTTCCTAATCTACATACAGGCAATTAAAGCAGGTAATCATTCAATCGTTGGCAGATATTCACAGAAGTAACATATAACAGGAAGAGAGAACTCACCCGAGGTTGCTAGCAGTTGATGCCGGATACACATCTCAATACCCAGTTCCAAGAGCAACATAAGAATTAGAGCAGCTGCCAGGTGTGCAGAAACATGAAGAACTCCAATTATCACTCGTTTCTTCCGAGACACTCTGGGGGGTACAAATGCAATTGCTACAATTAGCAATAGTGTAGCACCAGTTAATGATATATAGGAGTGTTCGAGCATGTATACAGCAGTATTCCATACTGTGCTAATGAAGCTCCTCAAGAGACCTGAAAAGGAATCCTCTTGCAAGATGTGTCCGAGATTGCACTAAAAAGGAAGGGGAAGAACAAAGTTAGCTCTCAATAACCAGTTATATTTAGCCTGTGCTAGGCAAGCAAACATATTAACTATTGCTCCTCAGAGGATGGGAAAGAGTGAGGtctacgagagagagagacagagagagatatCCTACTTGTCTAAGTGCAAAGATGCCTGAAATCAAGGAAACTACCATCGATCTAAAAACGCAAAAACAACAGAACACAGACCCACCTGCGGGAACATAGAAAAGGCCAATATAAAGTAAATTATGCCACCAATAAAATCAAATTGCCAATTCTTCCTTCGAAATTTCAGAATGTTGCCCAATGCAATCTGCATTAAGTAAGATATACATTATAGCACAACTTTATTAAAAAGCAAAATGGTAGATTTATGAACTTGATATCATCAGGTAAATGGAAGTGCACAAAAAGACATTCAAAAACTTACCCTGCTTGAATCTTCATAGGAAGGATATGCAGCTTTGCACTCATAGGAAACTccaagaaattttttaaatttactgaAGACATGGGTGGGATGTAAGAATGCcccgccacaaccatttacaaTCAGGTGTTGCACATGAACAGGTCCATCTGATTTAACAAAGGAATGGCGCATATAATGATGTAGGTCCCCAGCCATTCGAAGCTTACACCTACCTTTCAAATAATCAGACATCAGGTGTGAAACATTTTTTCCAGAAACACCATTCCAATACCAATCAAGAAGCCAACTTGGTTCGTGCGTTATAATGATCACAGAATCCTCATCTCCAACCTTGTCCAAACAAGGTGAGGTCAGCATGTTAGGGTCAGCCAGGCAAAAAGTTTAAGGGGAAAATAAACTATTAGTACAACATATAATAGATGGACATAGACACGcatatcatttttcaagaaagaaTATCAAACATGGCAATtgccaaaaaataaagacaaataGAAGGCTATCTGTGTCTTTtgtaaatttacaatattaaaaataaaccagCAAGTCTTAATTTTAAAGAGGAAAGTATCCTGCACatcataaaagaaaagcaaaacctTAGGAGTCTACAAAGGAAAGAGTAATCTTTGCCATTTAGTATATAAGTGCTTGCCACTCGATAGAATAGCAAAGAAATGTAATGCTTTATTTTTCACTAGCAAAGAAGTGCAGTTAATCATGAACAGTTTTGCAAGCAGCCATCTCAAAACTATTTAGGCAAAAAATAGATGtttcaagacatgtatattcaGACCTATTTTACGATAACAAATTGTGAACCAATTCTAAATGGCATAGATCATGATAAATCAAATAAGTTTCATAATGCAAGAATCTTTCCCCTTCATCATTGTTGTCACTGTATTTGTCAAACACATGACAGCACCTTAACACAAGTTTCGTATGCATCTCGTATGACTAACATGAATACTAGACAGAATAAATAAACTGCAAGCCTAAACTCCAGAGTATAAGTGTCAGAGCCATCTCCAACCAGTTTAAGATAATAGAAAACGGGGGAACCATAAAACAATTCTCATGCAGTAAGCATTCCATTTTGTAAGATTTCCGGTGCCCCACAATCTCATTCACTGAAGCAACATAttgaatcaaagaaaaaaaaaacaaggagaGGCATACCTTCTGCTTCACTAACTCTGAAAAGAACTTGAATTGGTACACATCAATATCACCATGGAGTGATAGATCAAGACCAAACACCCACCACCTTTTAGGGAGTTGCAAGGCAAAATAACTCTTCTTTTGAGGCATAAACCACCCACCCAACCAGCTCTTATGACATATATACCTCATAAAGGTATGCAGACCATCAAACCAATCTGTATTGAAATAATTACTCTTACACCACATAAAttgtaaaccaaaaaaaaaaatataaaaggctTCTTAAAGAGAAAAATTCAAGGCCTAAAAAAGTAACAGTCAG comes from Juglans microcarpa x Juglans regia isolate MS1-56 chromosome 8S, Jm3101_v1.0, whole genome shotgun sequence and encodes:
- the LOC121243868 gene encoding uncharacterized protein LOC121243868 — translated: MGSDKQSVGLLDTLRMERVRTILAPTYPYPHEHSRHAIIAVAVGCLFFISSDNIHTLIDKLDSNIKWWSMYGCLFGFFYFFSSPFIRKTIKPSYSNFSRWYIAWILVAAVYHLPSFQSMGVDLRMNLSLFLTIYVSSILFLIVFHIIFYGLWYIGLVSRVAGKRPEILTILQNCAVLSVACCVFYSHCGNRAILRERLPERKISTWFSFWKKEERNTWLAKFLHLNELKDQVCSSWFAPVGSASDYPLLSKWVIYGELACNGSCTGSSDEISPIYSLWATFIGLYIANYVVERSTGWALTHPVSVKEYEKLKKKQMKPDFLDMVPWYSGTSADLFKTVFDLLVSVTVFLGRFDMRMMQAAMSKVQDGAEQGDLLYDQFSEKDDLWFDFMADTGDGGNSSYAVARLLAQPSIHLTREDSVLTLPRGNLLLIGGDLAYPNPSVFTYESRFFRPFEYALQPPLWYKPEHIVVNKPELPCEVPELKQYDGPQCFVIPGNHDWFDGLHTFMRYICHKSWLGGWFMPQKKSYFALQLPKRWWVFGLDLSLHGDIDVYQFKFFSELVKQKVGDEDSVIIITHEPSWLLDWYWNGVSGKNVSHLMSDYLKGRCKLRMAGDLHHYMRHSFVKSDGPVHVQHLIVNGCGGAFLHPTHVFSKFKKFLGVSYECKAAYPSYEDSSRIALGNILKFRRKNWQFDFIGGIIYFILAFSMFPQCNLGHILQEDSFSGLLRSFISTVWNTAVYMLEHSYISLTGATLLLIVAIAFVPPRVSRKKRVIIGVLHVSAHLAAALILMLLLELGIEMCIRHQLLATSGYHTLYQWYQSVESEHFPDPTGLRARIEQWTHGLYPACIKYLMSAFDVPEVMAVTRSNICKNGMDSFSRGGAVIYYASVFLYFWVFSTPVVSLVFGSYLYICINWLQLHFDEAFSSLRIANYKAFTRFHIKPDGDLEVFTLAVDKVPKEWKLDPDWDAEVKQPQQLNHLRKFPSKWSAAAAQHDPIHTVRIVDEFVIQQTVKSDIATSNGSVVC